One Aureibacillus halotolerans genomic region harbors:
- a CDS encoding SDR family oxidoreductase, with the protein MDLKMKNQHALVMASSSGLGKAIAMTLAEEGAHVFLTSRDQERLSAAVAEVRTVAQGKVSSIVCDVTKPEDIEAAVQAVIDQYGTIDILVNNAGGPPPGHFIDMDDTQWQQAFDLNLMSFIRTMKACLPHMTANRYGRIVTIASSSVKQPIDGLILSNTFRTAVMGLSKSLASEYGEYNILINTLGPGRIETDRLKSLEHAMADKQAVSVDDIQQLHKATIPVGRYGQPEEFAATAAFLCSARNSYVTGQTFLVDGGMVKAL; encoded by the coding sequence ATGGACTTAAAAATGAAAAACCAACATGCACTAGTGATGGCATCGAGCTCAGGGTTAGGAAAAGCCATTGCAATGACATTGGCAGAAGAAGGCGCACACGTCTTTCTAACAAGCAGAGATCAAGAAAGGTTGTCTGCTGCTGTTGCAGAAGTCCGTACGGTCGCACAAGGTAAGGTGTCTTCCATAGTATGTGATGTCACAAAACCAGAAGACATCGAAGCTGCTGTACAGGCGGTTATTGACCAATATGGGACGATTGATATCCTCGTCAACAATGCAGGTGGGCCGCCACCAGGGCACTTTATTGATATGGATGATACCCAATGGCAGCAAGCGTTTGACCTGAATTTGATGAGCTTTATTCGTACAATGAAAGCGTGTTTGCCTCACATGACAGCCAATCGATACGGACGAATCGTTACTATTGCCTCTTCATCAGTAAAGCAGCCAATTGACGGATTAATTTTATCAAACACCTTTCGTACAGCTGTGATGGGGCTGTCAAAAAGCCTCGCATCCGAATATGGCGAATACAATATACTTATTAATACACTAGGTCCGGGACGGATTGAAACGGATCGTTTAAAATCATTGGAGCATGCCATGGCTGATAAACAAGCAGTTTCTGTCGATGACATCCAGCAACTTCATAAAGCAACCATTCCAGTTGGAAGATACGGTCAGCCTGAGGAATTTGCCGCAACAGCAGCGTTTCTTTGTTCAGCAAGAAACAGCTATGTCACTGGACAAACCTTTTTAGTTGATGGTGGTATGGTTAAGGCGTTATAA
- the asnB gene encoding asparagine synthase (glutamine-hydrolyzing), protein MCGISGWSDWRRDITQEQKITEAMTNTLTKRGPDASGVWSKGHISFGHRRLSVVDLSGGAQPMHKVSGDHTYTMIYNGELYNTEDLRKELVARGHTFRSHSDTEVLLTAYIEWKEACLDRLNGIFAFAIWDEENDHLFCARDRLGVKPFFYVHQDAQLIFASEIKALLAHPSVAAVADLHTLHEVLALGPSRTPGSGVFRDINELRPAHYAIWTKEGLKVKRYWNVVSKSHFEDVHETSRHVRSLFVDAVERQLVSDVPLATFLSGGLDSSSITAIAANHYKANNAPPLHTFSVDYEDNESFFTADTYQPNSDGFWIQQMTEAFGTVHHRCVIKNDTLADLLKEAVEVRDLPGMADIDSSLLWFCKEIKKEATVGLSGECADEIFGGYPWFHRPSGEGTFPWMHSLALRESLLNASLRKHMDLSAYVQQRYMETVNETPRLEGEKNEETQRRQLFYVNMLWFMTTLLDRKDRMSMGASLEVRVPFADHRLVEYVWNIPWEMKMYGNQEKGILRKALEGLLPNDVLYRKKSPYPKTHHPAYTNAMQDWIRTICKDPNAPLFEILDKNAVQKLVEQDPSAHKVPWFGQLMKGPQLLAHLGQINHWLDHYQVRISV, encoded by the coding sequence ATGTGTGGAATCAGTGGATGGTCAGATTGGCGACGAGATATCACTCAGGAGCAAAAAATCACTGAAGCCATGACGAATACATTAACGAAACGTGGGCCAGATGCTAGCGGCGTGTGGAGCAAAGGGCATATTAGTTTTGGGCATCGACGCCTTTCTGTTGTTGATTTGTCTGGTGGTGCGCAACCGATGCATAAGGTTTCCGGTGACCACACGTACACTATGATTTACAATGGAGAGCTGTACAACACTGAAGATCTACGCAAGGAACTTGTAGCTCGTGGACACACTTTTCGTTCCCATTCAGATACAGAGGTGCTCTTGACAGCTTATATTGAATGGAAGGAAGCGTGTCTTGATCGCTTGAACGGTATATTTGCTTTTGCCATATGGGATGAGGAGAACGACCATTTATTTTGTGCAAGGGATCGTTTAGGAGTGAAGCCGTTTTTCTACGTGCATCAGGACGCACAGCTCATTTTTGCATCGGAGATCAAAGCGTTGCTTGCCCATCCATCTGTTGCAGCTGTCGCCGATTTGCACACATTGCATGAAGTGTTGGCGTTAGGTCCTTCGAGAACACCAGGGAGTGGTGTGTTCCGCGACATCAATGAGTTAAGACCAGCGCATTATGCGATTTGGACGAAGGAAGGTTTAAAGGTCAAGCGGTACTGGAATGTGGTGAGTAAGTCTCATTTTGAAGACGTTCATGAAACGTCGCGACATGTACGGTCCTTGTTTGTTGATGCTGTTGAAAGGCAACTTGTGTCGGATGTACCCCTTGCGACCTTTCTGTCAGGGGGCTTGGATTCATCAAGCATCACAGCCATTGCAGCCAATCATTATAAAGCGAACAACGCGCCTCCGCTGCATACGTTTTCGGTCGATTATGAGGACAATGAATCGTTTTTTACAGCCGATACGTATCAACCAAATAGCGATGGATTTTGGATTCAACAAATGACAGAGGCTTTTGGGACGGTTCACCATCGCTGTGTGATTAAGAATGACACCTTAGCAGATCTATTGAAGGAAGCCGTCGAAGTACGCGACCTGCCTGGCATGGCGGATATTGATTCCTCCTTGCTATGGTTCTGTAAGGAAATCAAAAAGGAAGCGACCGTCGGGCTGTCAGGGGAATGTGCAGATGAGATTTTTGGCGGATACCCGTGGTTTCACAGACCATCTGGAGAAGGCACGTTCCCTTGGATGCATTCCCTTGCGCTTAGAGAATCCCTTCTAAACGCCTCTCTCCGCAAGCATATGGACCTAAGCGCCTACGTGCAACAACGCTACATGGAAACAGTGAATGAAACCCCGCGGCTTGAAGGGGAGAAGAACGAGGAGACACAACGTCGCCAATTGTTTTACGTCAATATGCTCTGGTTTATGACAACATTGTTAGACCGGAAAGATCGAATGAGTATGGGTGCAAGTCTTGAAGTGCGCGTCCCTTTTGCTGATCATCGGCTCGTTGAATATGTGTGGAACATTCCCTGGGAAATGAAAATGTACGGCAATCAGGAAAAAGGCATTTTACGAAAAGCATTGGAGGGACTTCTTCCGAATGATGTGCTATATCGTAAAAAGAGTCCGTATCCTAAAACCCATCATCCCGCTTATACGAATGCCATGCAGGATTGGATTCGAACCATTTGTAAAGATCCAAATGCGCCATTATTTGAGATTTTGGATAAGAATGCAGTCCAAAAGCTTGTTGAACAGGACCCATCCGCACATAAAGTGCCTTGGTTTGGTCAGCTCATGAAAGGCCCCCAGCTACTAGCTCATCTCGGTCAAATAAATCATTGGTTGGATCATTACCAAGTACGAATTTCCGTATAA